A section of the Geoalkalibacter ferrihydriticus DSM 17813 genome encodes:
- a CDS encoding thioredoxin domain-containing protein, whose amino-acid sequence MQADHPQDLVTRLSQIDQSRLPADGGPEFNRLIFEKSPYLLQHAENPLDWYPWGDEAFERARRENKPVFLSIGYSTCHWCHVMAHESFEDRQVADALNPHFICIKVDREERPDIDNTYMTVCQMLTGSGGWPLTLLLTPERQPFFAATYLPKDSRGGMMGLLDLARKVTELWQTERSRIDQTGAQIRESLLRLEQTAAKSATLDAQSLRAARDHFLQSFDRHHAGFGSAPKFPTPHNLSLLLRIGQRFADQQAQVMALQTLQQMRLGGLFDQIGFGLHRYSVDARWLVPHFEKMLYDQALATLAYLDAWQATGENFYGQVAQEILDYLVRDLKHPEGAFCCGEDADSEGEEGTFYVWTPEQIRSVLGKEQGDILCHIYGVTESGNFEGKNILHLERDVAELAKETATPPEQLGALLGEARHKLLAARARRIRPHRDDKILTGWNGLAIAALARAAALLDQPALITHAAKAADFILEQLRTAEGRLLRRYRAGDAAIPAFLEDYSFFIFGLTELHQAGFDNRYLATALDLSRGMLHLFSDAQGDLYDTGDDAETIITRGRSRHDGAVPAGSSLAVLNLLRLGRLSGDAQLEQRGEDLLARLLPAAIQNPQAFSQLLIALDYALGPREEVVIALPDADARPTEMLKVLRQKLRPRTLVLLRRPDDAVLEHLAAPVRDKQVVDGRITAWLCRDQSCQAPVTSAEELEKMLAG is encoded by the coding sequence CTTGGGGTGATGAGGCCTTCGAACGCGCGCGGCGGGAAAACAAGCCGGTGTTTCTCTCCATCGGCTATTCAACCTGCCACTGGTGCCATGTCATGGCCCATGAGTCCTTTGAGGATCGACAGGTCGCGGACGCTCTCAACCCCCATTTCATATGCATCAAGGTCGACCGCGAGGAACGCCCGGATATCGACAACACCTACATGACGGTCTGCCAGATGCTCACCGGCAGCGGCGGCTGGCCCCTGACCCTGCTGCTCACCCCGGAACGCCAGCCCTTCTTCGCCGCTACCTACCTGCCGAAAGACTCCCGCGGCGGCATGATGGGCCTGCTTGATCTGGCGCGCAAGGTGACCGAACTCTGGCAGACGGAGCGCAGCCGCATCGATCAGACCGGCGCGCAGATTCGCGAATCTCTGCTGCGCCTCGAACAAACAGCTGCAAAGAGCGCCACCCTCGACGCCCAGAGCTTGCGCGCCGCGCGTGATCATTTCCTGCAATCCTTCGATCGCCACCATGCCGGTTTCGGCAGCGCACCAAAATTTCCCACACCGCACAACCTCTCGCTGCTGCTGCGCATTGGCCAGCGCTTTGCGGATCAGCAGGCGCAGGTCATGGCCTTGCAAACCTTGCAGCAGATGCGCCTGGGTGGCCTCTTCGACCAGATCGGCTTCGGCCTGCACCGCTACTCCGTCGACGCGCGCTGGCTGGTGCCGCATTTCGAAAAGATGCTCTACGATCAAGCGCTTGCCACCCTTGCCTACCTCGACGCCTGGCAAGCCACCGGCGAGAACTTCTACGGGCAGGTCGCCCAGGAAATCCTCGACTACCTGGTGCGCGACCTCAAGCACCCCGAAGGTGCTTTTTGTTGCGGCGAGGATGCGGATTCGGAAGGGGAAGAAGGCACCTTCTACGTGTGGACGCCGGAACAGATCCGATCGGTGCTCGGCAAGGAGCAGGGCGATATTCTATGCCACATCTACGGCGTCACCGAATCGGGCAACTTTGAAGGCAAAAACATCCTGCACCTGGAGCGCGATGTCGCGGAACTGGCGAAAGAGACCGCAACGCCCCCTGAGCAGCTGGGCGCCCTGCTCGGCGAGGCGCGCCATAAATTGCTCGCCGCCCGCGCCCGACGCATTCGCCCCCACCGCGACGACAAAATACTCACGGGCTGGAACGGCCTGGCCATCGCCGCTCTCGCCCGCGCCGCAGCGCTGCTCGACCAACCGGCGCTCATCACCCATGCCGCCAAGGCCGCCGATTTCATTCTCGAGCAACTGCGCACTGCAGAAGGTCGGCTGCTACGCCGTTACCGCGCCGGCGACGCCGCCATCCCCGCCTTTCTCGAAGACTACAGCTTCTTTATCTTCGGCCTCACCGAACTGCACCAGGCAGGCTTCGACAACCGCTACCTGGCCACGGCTTTGGATCTGAGCCGCGGCATGTTGCACCTGTTCAGCGATGCCCAGGGCGATCTCTACGACACCGGTGACGATGCCGAAACCATCATCACCCGCGGCCGCAGCCGCCACGATGGAGCGGTCCCCGCCGGCAGCTCCCTGGCCGTCCTCAATCTGCTGCGCCTCGGACGCCTGTCAGGCGATGCACAGCTTGAACAACGCGGAGAAGATCTGCTCGCCCGGCTGCTGCCTGCTGCCATCCAGAACCCCCAGGCCTTCAGCCAATTGCTCATCGCTCTTGATTACGCCCTCGGCCCGCGCGAAGAGGTGGTCATCGCCCTGCCCGATGCCGACGCCCGCCCGACGGAAATGCTCAAGGTTTTGCGCCAGAAACTGCGCCCGCGCACCCTGGTTCTGCTGCGCCGCCCCGACGATGCGGTTCTCGAACACCTCGCCGCCCCGGTCCGCGACAAGCAGGTCGTCGATGGCCGGATCACCGCCTGGCTGTGCCGCGATCAGAGCTGCCAGGCGCCGGTGACCTCGGCGGAGGAACTGGAGAAAATGCTGGCGGGGTGA
- a CDS encoding DUF1622 domain-containing protein: MIEVVKPFAEWCAGIVEILGIAMITLSALYSIGWGIAQRIKTGDDQSALLIWQKIRQRMGRGILLGLEFLIAADIIHTVAVEFTFEAIGVLALIVLIRTFLSFTLELEIEGRWPWQKRE; encoded by the coding sequence ATGATAGAAGTGGTAAAACCCTTTGCAGAGTGGTGTGCGGGGATCGTTGAAATCTTAGGAATCGCAATGATCACCTTGTCTGCTCTGTATTCCATCGGATGGGGCATTGCTCAACGGATTAAGACGGGAGACGACCAAAGTGCATTGCTCATTTGGCAGAAAATCCGTCAGCGCATGGGCCGCGGCATCCTGCTCGGCCTGGAATTTCTGATTGCCGCCGACATTATTCATACGGTTGCCGTTGAGTTTACCTTTGAAGCGATCGGTGTCCTTGCACTCATTGTGCTCATTCGAACCTTCCTCAGTTTCACTCTCGAGCTGGAAATTGAGGGCCGCTGGCCCTGGCAGAAACGCGAGTGA